In Labilibaculum sp. DW002, one DNA window encodes the following:
- a CDS encoding NAD(P)H-binding protein produces the protein MAQRTISILGCGWLGMPLAKFLVRTNHQVKGSTPTESKLDSLKESGIKAYKIFLNPNINDDFQKEFFNSEILIINFPPKRRDDIEDFHPKQFHSLIEQINNSTITKVIFISSTSVYANLNREVTEEDHQMPEKASGKALRKVEQMLCSESKFSTTIIRFGGLIGYDRKPGRFLSKMKTAIEGKSPVNLLHQDDCINIISHVIENNLWGEVYNACCPEHPTKKDFYEKAAAIGGFSLPNFKHSKNTFKIISCEKLINTGFSFKYANPIDALPF, from the coding sequence ATGGCACAAAGAACTATAAGTATTCTAGGTTGTGGTTGGCTAGGTATGCCACTTGCTAAGTTTTTAGTAAGAACTAACCACCAAGTAAAAGGGTCAACACCAACTGAAAGCAAATTAGACTCCTTAAAAGAATCGGGGATTAAAGCATATAAAATATTCCTGAACCCAAATATAAATGATGATTTCCAAAAGGAATTTTTTAATTCTGAAATACTTATTATCAACTTTCCACCTAAAAGAAGAGATGATATTGAAGATTTTCATCCAAAACAGTTTCATTCGCTAATAGAACAAATAAACAATTCAACTATTACTAAAGTAATTTTTATAAGTTCTACATCTGTTTATGCTAATTTGAATAGAGAAGTTACGGAAGAAGATCATCAGATGCCAGAAAAGGCTAGCGGAAAAGCTTTGCGTAAAGTAGAACAGATGTTGTGTAGTGAAAGTAAATTCAGTACTACAATTATTCGTTTTGGTGGCTTAATTGGTTATGATCGTAAGCCTGGACGCTTCCTTTCTAAAATGAAAACTGCAATTGAAGGAAAATCACCAGTTAATTTATTACATCAAGATGATTGTATAAATATCATATCACATGTAATCGAAAATAATCTTTGGGGAGAGGTATATAATGCCTGTTGTCCTGAACATCCAACAAAAAAAGATTTTTATGAAAAAGCTGCTGCAATTGGTGGTTTTAGCTTACCGAATTTCAAACACTCTAAAAACACATTTAAGATTATTAGTTGTGAGAAGTTAATCAATACAGGCTTTTCATTTAAATATGCTAACCCTATTGATGCGCTTCCATTTTAA
- the hemA gene encoding glutamyl-tRNA reductase produces the protein MSSQIRENLQKLFVLGISYRKTALDVRGKFSLTAGQQEDLLREAKENQIDGMVVLSTCNRTEIYAHSGESELITNLFLKYCQGNHKDFESNGYTLFGNDCIQHLYKVTSGLDSQIIGDFQIVGQVKNAYHLSEELEMANPFLNRLFSFAFQASKKIKNNTEISKGAASVSHAAVQYIKDKVSTLESCKFLLYGTGDIGKDTCGNLLKHMKNRSITLINRTEEKAEALAKKFEINYQPVAKLKNEAIEAEVIIVATGAPQPTLLPEHLEGSESCKLILDLSVPRNVHSDIDKLDHVLVITVDELSKHISNAIQQRRECIPMAEGIIYESIAEFYSWLEVKYLSPVIIALKENLQKVQRKELDYHKNKLSEDELKKVEHITSNIVNKIARACISHLKDHHKTQSSPMETLNMIFKDMDS, from the coding sequence ATGTCATCACAAATACGAGAAAATTTACAAAAATTATTCGTTTTAGGAATTAGTTATAGAAAAACAGCTCTTGATGTCAGGGGGAAATTTTCGTTAACTGCTGGTCAGCAGGAAGATTTATTGAGAGAAGCAAAAGAAAATCAAATTGATGGTATGGTAGTTTTGTCTACCTGTAATCGGACGGAGATTTATGCACACTCAGGAGAATCGGAATTAATAACTAACTTATTTTTAAAATATTGCCAAGGGAATCACAAAGATTTTGAATCTAATGGTTACACCTTGTTTGGAAATGATTGTATCCAACATTTATATAAAGTTACCTCAGGATTAGATTCTCAAATAATTGGAGATTTTCAAATTGTTGGGCAAGTAAAGAATGCTTATCATTTATCCGAGGAATTAGAAATGGCTAATCCATTTCTGAATCGTTTGTTTTCATTTGCATTTCAGGCGAGTAAAAAAATTAAGAATAACACAGAAATTAGTAAAGGAGCTGCGTCTGTTTCACATGCTGCCGTTCAATACATTAAAGATAAGGTTTCTACTTTGGAGTCCTGTAAATTTCTTTTGTATGGAACTGGAGATATCGGAAAAGATACTTGTGGTAACTTGCTAAAACATATGAAAAACCGTTCAATTACTTTAATAAACAGAACGGAAGAGAAGGCAGAAGCCTTAGCAAAGAAATTTGAAATTAATTACCAACCTGTAGCGAAACTAAAAAATGAGGCGATTGAAGCTGAAGTTATTATTGTTGCTACTGGTGCACCACAACCAACACTACTGCCAGAACATCTGGAAGGAAGTGAAAGTTGCAAGTTAATTCTAGATCTTTCAGTTCCTAGGAATGTACATTCGGATATCGACAAGTTAGATCATGTTTTGGTAATTACTGTTGATGAGTTGTCCAAGCATATTTCAAATGCTATTCAACAAAGAAGAGAGTGCATACCAATGGCTGAAGGTATTATTTACGAGTCAATTGCTGAATTTTACAGCTGGCTTGAGGTGAAATATTTATCTCCGGTTATTATTGCATTAAAAGAAAATTTGCAGAAAGTTCAACGAAAAGAGTTGGATTATCACAAGAATAAATTGTCGGAAGACGAGTTGAAGAAAGTAGAACACATTACCAGTAACATTGTGAACAAGATTGCCAGAGCATGTATTAGTCATTTGAAAGATCATCATAAAACACAATCAAGTCCTATGGAAACATTGAATATGATTTTTAAAGATATGGATTCGTAA
- a CDS encoding DUF6268 family outer membrane beta-barrel protein, translated as MIKKYIVSVFVLCLSVTTKAQMSKDLVGVDYSTIGKGSASRGVGFEKYSVRVTLPKRIKSSGDMLLNKIEYSKTNIDYTVDPSLGGDVSNFHSITYSLGYIHKLNNDWTLISMLNPSVSSNFSSSINWDDIRLFGMLMFSKKVKSNKKLDFGIAYSTTLGRPFPMPMFNLMWKPNQKWIFNFGFPRMAAQYQLTKSTTLGTDLFMAGDNLTLGDDLYRGEQKVDNIQIMNMGGGIEVTQKLSKFLKLKLSSGYTFYRQFEFLNGNDTVKEYDLDNNLYIKAGISIGM; from the coding sequence ATGATAAAGAAATATATAGTAAGCGTTTTTGTATTGTGTTTATCTGTAACGACTAAGGCTCAAATGAGTAAGGATTTGGTTGGAGTAGATTATAGTACAATAGGGAAAGGATCCGCTAGTAGAGGTGTTGGTTTCGAAAAATATAGTGTTAGAGTAACACTGCCTAAGCGAATAAAATCCTCAGGTGATATGTTGCTTAATAAAATAGAGTACTCAAAAACAAATATTGATTACACTGTAGATCCTAGTTTGGGTGGAGATGTATCTAATTTTCATTCTATAACTTATAGTTTAGGTTATATTCATAAACTTAATAATGATTGGACCTTAATTTCAATGTTAAACCCCAGTGTGTCTTCAAATTTTAGTTCCTCAATTAATTGGGATGATATTCGCTTGTTTGGGATGCTTATGTTTTCAAAAAAAGTAAAATCCAATAAGAAACTTGATTTTGGTATTGCCTATTCGACAACATTAGGAAGACCGTTTCCTATGCCAATGTTTAATCTGATGTGGAAACCCAATCAAAAGTGGATCTTTAATTTTGGTTTTCCACGAATGGCAGCTCAATATCAATTGACAAAGAGCACAACATTAGGAACTGATCTTTTCATGGCTGGAGATAACCTTACATTGGGTGATGATCTTTATAGGGGTGAACAAAAAGTTGATAACATACAGATCATGAATATGGGTGGAGGAATAGAAGTAACTCAAAAGTTGTCGAAATTTCTAAAGCTAAAGCTGAGTTCAGGTTATACATTTTATCGTCAGTTTGAATTTTTGAATGGAAACGACACTGTAAAAGAATATGACTTAGATAATAACCTATACATAAAAGCTGGAATCTCTATTGGTATGTAG
- a CDS encoding TolC family protein has protein sequence MKNRIIIAVILLTFVLPTKAQEALTLESSIEIALSNNLNIKIAKNQAEVSANSATIGNAGLLPTLNASGGVNYAEYSTDEITSSAGLNFSYTLFDGFGGKYNYKILNLQKEQGSLTARYTIENIISSVIYEFYELSKAFDELGVASNNLEISKDRLLRNESKYEFGTMNKLEVLNAKVDFNRDSSSYLKSQQLYEELSREMNVLLGRNAEIEYQIIPDASTFQEFDLSELKKQALSKNADYLIKASQMREDELTVKKAKSGQLPSVNLNSSYSYYENKVLGSNSNTQLTGGVSMSFNLFDGKKKKTEIANAKIQKQNAELEYYNKMLELEKDLVNAYADYQYNLKTLALEEDALEAAQLNFEQTKEYYQLGQVSSTTFREAQLNLVEAQNNKASARYDAKQSEVSIKKISGMLLQ, from the coding sequence ATGAAAAATCGAATTATAATAGCAGTTATTCTGTTGACTTTTGTGTTGCCAACAAAGGCACAGGAAGCTTTAACATTGGAATCATCAATAGAAATTGCTTTAAGTAATAACCTAAATATAAAAATTGCAAAAAATCAGGCAGAAGTATCAGCGAATAGTGCAACAATTGGAAATGCAGGATTACTGCCAACTTTAAATGCCAGTGGAGGAGTTAATTATGCCGAATATTCTACCGATGAAATTACTTCTTCGGCAGGTTTGAATTTCTCTTACACCTTATTTGATGGTTTTGGAGGCAAGTACAATTATAAAATATTAAATCTGCAAAAAGAACAAGGAAGCCTTACGGCTAGATATACAATTGAGAATATTATTTCGAGTGTGATTTATGAATTTTATGAATTAAGTAAAGCATTTGATGAATTAGGTGTAGCCTCTAATAATTTAGAAATTTCAAAAGATCGTTTGTTACGTAATGAAAGCAAATATGAATTTGGAACGATGAATAAGTTGGAAGTTTTGAATGCTAAGGTAGACTTTAATAGAGACAGTAGTAGTTATTTAAAATCACAGCAATTGTACGAAGAATTAAGCAGGGAAATGAATGTATTGTTAGGTCGTAATGCCGAAATCGAATACCAAATTATACCAGATGCTTCTACTTTTCAGGAGTTTGATTTGTCGGAATTAAAAAAGCAGGCTTTGTCGAAAAATGCTGATTACCTTATAAAAGCAAGTCAGATGCGTGAGGATGAACTGACTGTGAAAAAAGCAAAGTCGGGACAATTACCATCTGTCAATTTAAATTCGTCCTATTCCTATTACGAAAACAAAGTTTTGGGAAGCAATTCCAACACTCAATTAACCGGTGGTGTTAGCATGAGTTTTAACCTATTTGATGGTAAAAAGAAGAAGACTGAAATAGCAAATGCTAAAATTCAGAAACAGAATGCGGAATTAGAGTATTATAACAAAATGTTAGAATTGGAAAAAGATTTGGTTAATGCTTACGCTGATTATCAATACAATTTAAAAACTTTGGCATTGGAAGAGGATGCTTTAGAGGCAGCACAATTAAATTTTGAGCAAACCAAAGAATATTATCAATTGGGGCAGGTGAGTTCAACAACTTTTCGCGAAGCACAGCTAAATTTGGTCGAAGCTCAAAATAACAAGGCTTCAGCTCGCTACGATGCAAAACAATCGGAAGTGAGTATTAAAAAGATAAGTGGAATGCTACTGCAATAG
- a CDS encoding histidinol-phosphatase HisJ family protein, which yields MPQIKIETPEYFIWETHGIHTGTGNDHVKHGVDELEKITELAIAKGHPNIAFIIHTPRLTRYRYAAEKRLGVKFIRGDNAYFNYPNQIEKLKSKYGNQITIRFGIELEWLGPNLGMQWNRSKIFQAQDADFVIGSLHFSREGIPYDGSAEETEELMKLRGGLNNYWLGYIEEMIEMVDSTWEMIQVVGHIDLPKLFAPIPQPLLELDTSDHILARRMRFLLEMISEYNLALDVNLAGINKGCGIYPDLSILKRAKQLDIPISIGTDTHTLQNLGNHHETGIMYAHDAGYKHYLSFSKCIPEKRPLRNQAYKLEEYKVMNLGIELLNLRFEDRKQRRIPKFSFGGTFRTFLEHHKNSTSLGDFEAIRIRKGNKSITISNTLPINDKEKKKGLFSHHKDEPGVLSMIFNALASEEINVETAYLNANEDGTATAFLTLSGDENSIHEAVEFVKGTGGDSFIEIRIGDNLELPELRKGNNYVLEVDGVNLPIAISKQMILSIHNNTSGILLILLSALASQNINVIDLKLGQRGQKGYAILGIEGDSQMAKTILKKLGPQFFETTHLSLNGVES from the coding sequence ATGCCACAAATAAAGATAGAAACACCTGAGTATTTTATATGGGAAACACATGGAATACATACAGGTACGGGAAACGACCATGTGAAACATGGAGTAGATGAATTGGAGAAAATTACCGAGTTGGCCATTGCTAAAGGTCATCCAAACATTGCTTTTATCATACATACCCCGCGTTTAACTCGCTATAGATATGCCGCGGAGAAAAGACTTGGAGTAAAGTTTATTCGAGGCGACAATGCATATTTTAATTACCCTAACCAGATAGAAAAGCTGAAATCGAAATATGGTAATCAAATTACGATACGATTTGGAATTGAATTGGAATGGTTAGGACCAAATTTAGGAATGCAATGGAATCGATCTAAGATTTTTCAAGCTCAAGATGCTGATTTTGTTATTGGATCCTTACATTTCTCAAGAGAGGGGATTCCTTACGATGGATCGGCGGAAGAAACTGAGGAGTTAATGAAATTGCGAGGTGGACTAAATAACTATTGGCTCGGATATATAGAAGAAATGATCGAAATGGTTGATTCAACCTGGGAAATGATTCAGGTGGTTGGACATATCGATTTGCCTAAATTGTTTGCACCTATTCCACAACCTTTATTAGAACTCGATACTTCTGATCATATTTTAGCTCGTAGAATGCGTTTTTTACTCGAGATGATAAGTGAGTACAATCTTGCTTTAGATGTGAATTTGGCTGGAATAAATAAGGGCTGTGGCATTTACCCTGATCTGTCAATTTTAAAAAGAGCGAAACAGCTTGACATTCCAATTTCAATAGGAACTGATACGCATACGCTTCAGAATTTAGGGAATCATCATGAAACTGGAATCATGTATGCTCATGATGCAGGTTACAAGCATTATTTGAGTTTTTCTAAATGTATTCCAGAAAAAAGACCATTACGCAATCAAGCGTATAAGTTAGAGGAGTATAAAGTTATGAATCTGGGTATTGAATTGTTAAACCTTCGTTTTGAAGACAGAAAGCAACGAAGAATACCTAAGTTTTCATTTGGAGGTACTTTTCGTACCTTTTTAGAACACCATAAAAATTCAACGTCATTAGGAGATTTTGAAGCAATTCGTATTCGAAAAGGGAATAAATCAATTACCATAAGTAATACACTTCCTATAAATGATAAGGAGAAAAAGAAAGGACTGTTTTCCCATCATAAGGATGAACCAGGGGTTTTGTCGATGATATTTAATGCTTTAGCTTCTGAAGAAATTAATGTTGAAACGGCTTATTTAAATGCCAATGAAGATGGAACTGCAACAGCATTTTTAACGTTATCGGGTGATGAAAATTCAATTCATGAAGCGGTAGAATTTGTTAAAGGTACTGGAGGTGATAGCTTTATTGAAATTAGAATAGGAGATAATTTGGAATTACCTGAATTAAGAAAAGGGAATAATTATGTGTTGGAAGTTGATGGTGTAAATTTACCAATTGCCATAAGCAAACAAATGATCCTTTCAATTCACAACAATACTTCGGGTATTTTATTGATTTTGCTATCTGCTTTAGCATCTCAAAACATAAATGTAATCGACTTAAAGTTAGGCCAAAGAGGACAGAAAGGTTATGCGATATTAGGAATTGAAGGCGATTCGCAAATGGCAAAAACAATTCTAAAGAAACTTGGGCCTCAATTCTTCGAAACAACTCACCTATCCTTAAATGGGGTAGAATCATAA